The Eriocheir sinensis breed Jianghai 21 chromosome 13, ASM2467909v1, whole genome shotgun sequence region ACCTGTGAAAAGCCTCTTACCTGTGAGCAGACTGACCAAGATACCGAAGACGAGGCCCACCAAGAGACCGATGACGCCCAGCTGCGTGTACGACACCCCCAAGAACTTCTCCGGGTAGTTCAAGTCCGCCACTCTGTCAGGGGTTGAAAGGGGAGTAATAGAAGGATTTGGTTACAGACCGTTACTATAAGGCTGATTTGGATACAGACGGTTATGAATAAGAGGATTTGGATATGTTAgagtattatttctctctctctctctctcactcacgtgacggggggcgggggagggggagggatggtcAGGTTAGCAGGGCAGGCGTTGGTCATGGTTGGCAGGAGCTCCGGCCTGAGTCCAACGGCCGTGGCGCCAAAACTGAACCCCAACGCCACTCCAGTCCCGAGCAGCAGCGCCGTGCATGCCCcctgttatagtagtagtagtagtaatagtagtagtggtgttagtggtagtgatagtagtgttggtagtggtagtagtagtagtagctacgtagtagcagtattagcataagtagtagaagtagtagtactattagtattagtattagtagtagcagaagtaatagtagtagtaatagtagtagtagtagtagtagtactagcaatagtagtagtagaaataggtgcaaataataataataataataataataataataataataataataataataataataataataataataataataataatagtagtaataataataataataataataataataataataataataataataataataataataataataataataataataataataataataataataataataataataataataataataataataataataataataataataataataataataataataataataataataataataataataataataataataataataataataataataataataataataataataataataataataataataataataataataataataataataataataataataataataataataataataataataataataataataataataataataataataataataataataataataataataataataataataataataataataataataataataataataataataataataataataatgagaagaagaaaaataagtagaaaagaggtcgaaaaagaagaagaagaagaagaagaagaagaagaaaagtagtagaataaaaagaagaagaaaaagaagaagacgaaaaagaagaggaagaagaagaagaagaaggaggaaaagaagaagaaaaagaagaagaagaagaagaagaagaagaagaagaagaagaagaagaagaagaaaaagaagaagacgaaaaagaagaggaagaagaagaagaaggaggaggaaaagaagaagtagaagaagaagaagaaaaagaagaagaagaagaagaagaagaagaagaagaagaagaagaagaagaaaaggaagaaaaaaagaatataagaagttaagaaaagaagacgaagaagataagacaagaagaagaaatacataagaaaagaagataagaaatgaagaaggaaaataagaagagaaggaaaagaagatgataagaaaaagaagcagaaaaaatgaagaaaaaacaacaaagtaAAAGTAGCTCCATGAGTACCAACAGTCAAGAACCTTTAGTCGTCAAAACTATGTCACAAGTCATGCGGTTTTGATGACCTTTGAACCCGGACTCTCGTGAAAATCTAAATAGCCTCAAGTGAAGCCACGGGGGTAGCATAAGACAAGCAAAACCGGCTCCACGATAAACTAATTCCCTGCGCTAGTAACGGGCTGAGGCCGTCCAAGAGCCCCATCATGAAAACTGCCGTTACTAAAGGaccaacgaaaaggaaaaaaaaaaaaaaaaaacccacataaGGCACTAAAGAGATTGTcaacatacacagacatacatcTTTTACATCCCTACTTGCCTgctctgtctcacacacacacacacacatacacacacagatacacacacacacacacacacacacacacacacacacacacacacacacacacacacacacacacacacattcaaaacaTTAGTAAACAAAATTCAGCAAAGTTAAATACGTGTTCCAATACTTTTTTCTCTATAGTGATGTACGTGATGAACTGCCGTCTtgtcctgtctctgtctgttgaCCATCAccaattcttttttttacttccgcCTTATCAAGCAAATACctagccactcctcctcctcctcctcctcctcctcctcctcctcttcctcctccagtgccACACgatcggcgggattaggcgacactctgacagcgtggatcaaagactggctcactggaagaaaacaacgagttgtactcaacggacaggcctccgagtggctcccggtcacaagtggagtgccacaggggtcagtgctgggacccatacttttcatcatatatatcaacgacctagaactaggattaaaatccaatctttcaaaatttgccgacgacacaaaggtgggtgggaaggccctcacgacaacagactgcgaaattatccagagagaccgggtccagatcactcggtggtcagaaaaattggtaaagtaatgcatatcggatcccgaaacagcaaccacacataccacatgggtggcgaaccactacatatagtgcaagaagaaagagacctcggggtcaccatcggcagtgacttgaaacaaacaaaacactgcaagtgtattttgaatttgtattagGTTATGACTATATCCACCTGTTTTACGTTTTCTCTACTGACTTGTTCCATTCAATCAAGAAGACTGGATGTATATGTTGTCCGTTCTCTCGATCCACTCTCTGtcgcttattttgtatatatttgtttcatCTAAAATTACCCGCCGAATTTGAGCTCGATTGAGTTTAACTCGATCTAATCGTGATATTTacgtttgtatatatatttcatacaaatgacgCTCTTTCTCGGCGTTCATTATCGGTTCTGGACTTTCGCTTTCCTTTACACCCGGAGAATTAAAATGTATTTTCGTATAGTACGCAATAGAAATTAAGGTACAGTATATGTGGTTATTTGTATGTATCTTTTCCGCAGTGTTAAATTAACATCAGACATACTGGGTATAGCGTAGAGATATATACAAATTTAGACAGTTATTTTAGAGATCATACGAAAAATTTACGGATTAATTTCATGTGTGTTTGAACGTATGTTATCCAAGACAGTGACTTTGATAGTGCTTTGCAGGTTTTGGTCAGGTTAGTAAGTCTTCAGCAGTGTGCGATGAAACGACGCGATGAATATTGTATTAAGTCCTCAccaaaattttacattattttatcaccATTTTGGCGTTTACCTGGCATGCCGACCTGGAATTACGAGGGTGCGGGTCATGTGTAGGTGTGGAAGGGAGGTCTGTGATACGTCTCCtccgctctccctcccctccgaTCAATATATGCATATGAGAGATTTTTTAAACGAGGACatgaccaccacacacacacacacaccacacacttttGATACACAcactttatttatgtattttgtatatacacacacacacacacattcacacacacacacacacacacatttcaccaTTGCTTCATTTTGTCATTATCTTACCACTACTGTCACACACACTGTTCGTATCTCACACACAGCCACCTGTTCATGTACCCTGCGGTGTGTGCAGGTGCGTGCAGTGCGTTCTGTCAGCACATTTTGTGTTCCTGCCTTCGTGCCCCAACAATGCACATTCATCCGTCCTCTCCTCACACCAGCTTTTCTTATACCGTGACTGGTCTTCACTGATCCCGCCCGCAGCCctgtcattttgtatatatatttttatacaaatgctaCGTTCTTTTCCATGTGTCAGGCCCCGCGTATCATGTCTGCGAAAccaatcctcctcccttccttccttcctccttccttcctcccctctgttcAATACAACTTCCTCCTTGTCATCtcctgcttccacctcctcctcctccttcctctcctcgtcctcttttggtatcacctcttcctcctatcaAAACTCTTCGTTCTTCGTTGTCCCTCCTCCCGaatacctgtctgcccttcattcatacaatttacattcacctcctcctcctctcctgcctctcaACGATTTCTTCAATTATCTCCTGTCCTGCTCACTCCTCCactcacctccctcaccaccacctcctcactgTTCTTCACAGGTCTCTTCCCCACCTTTTGGAGTAAAAGTTACATGATGTATGCCCATCTTGATTAAATAGTGCTGATCAGCTCTTTCATCAACGACTGTATGTAAGTATTTCGATAATTAATTGAATACCTGTTATGCACTCCTTGTATATCaattattttcattcgtatcaaaacgTGCAAAAGCAAAATAGCCTTtactttatttattatatttgtatcctttctatctttccctttcacTGCACTTTTCCATATCCTTTTCTGCACATCACAAGTAAATTGTGCGTAAAATATAGATACAATATCATTcaattaatgtaaatgcgtacataaaataaccctagcgacttctgcatttgttTTTTACAAGTCGGCTCCTCATACAAGAATTTTTATGTCTTATGTCGGTTACTATGATTGCCGACTGTTCAATATTCGGTTGGTTCAGTTAAGGCATGTCTTTCgcaacatatacgaatacatagaCGAGTCTCAGCGGTCATTTCTTTAAATAtgtgtctacgacaaccacgaattgGCGACCGTATAAAAAATGGCTgacagtcttgacgacagtcttccagttCAAAATCAACAAAATGGTTGGCTGAAAGCtacgacagttgccaaggagtatAGTCTTCAGACTGTCTTAAGGATCGTCTCttgcggcagccttgccgttcctaaATGTGAATCGCTCTGTGAAAATAGAATGAAATGTATCGGATCTGgagttttgaaccaatacggaaacGGTACTTGTCTAGTATAAATGGTATTTGTTTGAAATGGTCGTCAAGtagaaaattcagtattttaaaaatgTAGTGTGTGGGTCCGATTATTATCACAAATGGAAATGAAGACTGATATTATGTGATAGTTATATTGGGTATTACGGAAAATGGCATGAGTTTCCTGTACAATGTATGTGCGGTTAGCTGGGTCCGGATTAATACATAAAGGAAAtagatattttatatatatatatatatatatagtatatatatatatacgtatatatatatacctatatatatatgaGATACTATATGTATCAAATAGTACATatatagtgtatatatatatatatatgtatgtatgtaaaatgtatgtatgtaaatgtatgtgtatatgtatatatatcatatatatatatatatatatatatatatatatatatatatgatatatattatattatatatatatatataatatatataaaatatatatatactgatatacacatataaataatgtaaatgtataaaaaatatatacacacacacacacacacacacactcacacgcacacacacacacacacacacatacacacacacacacacacacacacacacacacattattatgatatatatatatatatatatatatatatatatcgcattatatatatatatatttgcaaaattcacataaatatatttaaatttgtatatatatatatatatatatatatatatatgcatatatgatatatatatatatgatatatatatatatatatatatatcatatatatatatatatatatatatatatcatatatcatatagatgtgatatatatattttatatatatcatatatatataatatatatatatatatatatatatatatatatgatatatatatgatatatatatgtaaatgcagtataaaaatatatacaaaatatcagtCTATTTCATGTATTAACTTTAATTCAGCTAACGCCGCAAATCCAGTGTCAAATATTGCCATTTCAATGACAATAGATATGacataatgtaaatttccatGTATATACTGACCTGCAACACTACACATttttaaaatactgtaaattctatctgcttgaccattcagataacaaaacaCGGTACGGATCAAAATGCCGTTCAGCTGGTATCAAATAAATACCGGACTGATACATTTAATAAAATACAGGTTGACTCTGTATTTTGCTGAACGATGCAAGGCTGCCGCATAAGACAGTCGCATTTTCTTATAGACAGTCGAAGACCGTATTAACATAAAACTGTCGGCCGTTGTCGGCCAATataccagttgacagacaatctaaAAGGTACTGTCGTCAAGACTAATAAAATACGGTCGCCAGATTCGTAAATGTTGTCAACAGACACGGCGAATATTTAATAAAATGACCGCTGAGACTCGTCTTGGAGactagtatacaaaatacaggacATGCTGCCAACCAGTTGGCTGAATgtatcccagacagtcggcataaaatcatggtagccgacaccaagacgccaataaATTTGAGCGTGGGAGCCGATCACAAATGCAGAAGCTCGCTGTTGTCGTGGCCTGAGTCGGGTACAGAACGATGATATTGCCataaatgtatgtacaaaatttAGAGGCAGAGAAATGAGATGGAaagagtgaggagaaagggaagacagaaaggaaaataccatgaatttgtataataaaGTATATTCAAAATAAAGCGTATTAAATGGTTTGTGCCTACGTTTGAGAGGacagagagatgagatgagagagagagagagagagagagagagagaagagcgagagagagagagagagagagagagagaggagagagagagagagagagagaggagagagagagagagagagagagagagagagagagagagagagagagagaagagagagagagagagagagagagagacattacagtaatgataataataatacaggttagctcaataataataagaataataataataataataataataataataataataataataataataataataataataataataataataataataataataatgtcaacaTTTCTAATTTTGTGAACATGATGTTCTTTTCTCCCTATGTGtgtgagagatgagatgagatgagagagagagagagagagagagagagagagagagagagagagagagagagagagagagagagagagagagagagagagagagaacataagaacataagaacataagaacgcaggagtctgcaagaggccggtaggcctgcatGAGGCAGCtccctttgaccctaagctcccgtgtatctaaccccacctaatatcgctgtccatgaatttatctagtctctattttgaatgtgacaattgtattggcactcaccacatgactgcgtttctattccactcatccacctccagATTAGTACACCAATTTtggcctatgtccctgttgaatctgaatttatccattttAAACCCGTTactgtgtcctacccggttctttaccaacaaaaccttatgaatgtctcccttattaaagccctcttcatccatttataaaccctgatcatgtctccacgcacccttcgccttctagagaatgcaagtttaacggTTTGAGtcttttcctcgtatggcaagtttctcaacccctgaatcatcttagtcatcctcctctgcaccgattctaacattttgatatccattctatagtagggtgaccagaactgaaccgcatagtcaagatgaggtctaactaatgctaaatatagtttgaggaagacttcggggcttctgttgcttacgctccttgaaataaatcccagcacccctattagctcgatttctagcttgaatgcattgtgccttggacggagatcagagctcactacattccctaaatcctctcgcacccagacctacttatgagagtgtcatttaagcaatagttatgtgaggggttgttccta contains the following coding sequences:
- the LOC126997908 gene encoding sodium-coupled monocarboxylate transporter 2-like, with the protein product MTNACPANLTIPPPPPPPVTVADLNYPEKFLGVSYTQLGVIGLLVGLVFGILVSLLTGKSRGHRVDPLMVHPWVRWAVPKPEELEKRVKAHSYDNKISTKF